Genomic window (Arachis hypogaea cultivar Tifrunner chromosome 13, arahy.Tifrunner.gnm2.J5K5, whole genome shotgun sequence):
attcatattcatattcaAGATAAAGAATAGTAGTCTACATACTCTCCTAATGTCACCAAATGTGTGAGAGGCCACATCTTCTTCAAGAGAGTGTTTGTATAGAAACTGGTATGAACGCTTTATAGCCAAAAGCTCTTCTGAAGTTCTAGTGCAAccaatttcaataattattttataataatttggtGTTACTTTCTCCAATGCTTCTTTAGTATATGCAGCATCTCTTTCAGCTGGTTCCATTGTCCAATAGCATAAACTTCTCTGCTTACAAATTTTAAACTCAGCTCAAATTACCATATGGTAAATTcttttagtgtgtgtttggattaaagATTGCAAATGGGAGTTTGTATAGCTGGTGTAACGTAATTTATGTTTAGTAATTTTGTATTAAAGTAGATTAGAGTAAAATGAACAttgtttgaattatattattcaaaattacGTTtagataaaaattactaaaaatagacatgaatttatatcatttaaaaatcatattattttaacactgtttcactatattttgtttttgaaaacaACTCAAATTTATATGTTGAAATTTAGTACTTTTTTAAGTCATaattttttagtactcttttttaatactctttttttatttaattaatttttctacTGAAATCAATaacttatattataaaaaataacaatagtaaataaaatatatattaatttaagaaaagcatagtaaaagttgtataaagtagaataaaaaaaataataaagttctataaaaaaatatatatcaataaaaatgattaaaaaatttatatgaacaataaatactaaaaattttattaaaaatataataacataaattgaTGTTTGCATTTAGAGAAAAAAAAGTTTGTCAAACAAAAAATCCTGACATTTAAAAAGATTGAATATGCTTCTTGTGTTTTTAACACTAAACCAAACACACCCTTATTTATTATCTGATatagtttatttttataatataatcaaattatcataaaaaaattggaTTAGTAATCATTGAAGAATGAGTTAACATTAagattatactaatttattttagaatttatatataGGACACTTAATACCTTTATAAATATTAGTATATCAATAAGCACGTTCTTTTATGGatcctctcttttatttattaaatgtgcGTATAAGTAATAAAAGTGTAATTAGTTGAGATGGAAAGTAATAATTTAACAAAGAGATTTTGGATTTAAAtcttgaaaatagtaaaaaaaaaatctatagattaaatataataaaagatattttagatCCTTTACTAATTACTATCattatatagaatatagatatagAAGTATAGACGACATTACCTTTAATTTTGGCAAGAAAATTTAAGGATGATTCCTAGTACAAAGTGTAAGATTGTATTACCTCAAATTTTCCTGAAACTTCACATTTAAGTTGTTGGATAAGATCTTGGTGATAAAGATCTAAATAAGCCTGCCTAAGAAGTTTTCTTTGTGCTTCATTTCGATGTGCTAATATGGATATTAGGGCTCTCTCATCAGTCCCTAATCctatatatattatacaaaataaaataagcaTTGTAATAATTATTAGATTTATATGTATTTTGCAACAATTGATATTTTGAAAGAATAGAATTGCAGAATGATGAAACCTTTGCATGCCCTCTTGATAGTGTCAGCATCTTCAATTGGAGAAGAATCTTTGGGAGCAACAAGAGTAGCCATTtgatttgtttcttatctttgttCAATGCCAAGATTTGTGTGAAATGGTTAAGTTCCCATTTCTTCATTTTATAGGAGAGAAAGCTATAAAGCTGTTTCAGAATAGTAAAGTAACATTCTTAATAACCGGACATGTTAAGGTTTTATCCTCTCATTCAATTAAGAAATTAACCGAAGCAAATGTTACTCCAAAgggaagttttttttttaataaataatgataACGGAATTAGCATTAAACAATGTTAATGTAGTGAAACAATGAACCAAGTGCATTATACTATTGTGAAACAAGAAGAGTGTTATTGATATTCACCAAAAGCATGTGTTCAGGAATAATCAATGAATCAATGAATTCAACACTAGTCACTGGTATCATTATTACATTTTATACttaaataaatctttaaaaaaaaaaattgatatgggTTACCAAGGAATTTCTTGGCCATCCCAAGCAAAGAACTTGCCATTGTCATTACTCTTGACATTGTCAATGATGCTTAGCAGCTTTTGCACTGAGAACTCTTTGCTGAAGAGCTTCTCTTTCGGAACATTCTTCTGAAATGGCTTTGAGAGATCGGTGTCAACTGTGCCGGGATGCAGTAAAATGCAGACAATTGGATCCTTTTTTCTTGCAAATTCAACCGCAGCCGTCTTTGTCACTGCCAACAGAAATATAAAGTTCATCAAGGTTGCCATTCAAACAGTtttggacatttcaaattcaacTTTAAGGGCACTGAAAAACCAGAACTACAACTAGCAACTCATCTGCTACATCTGTGTAGAATCTTAACATACATACATGATGAGACTAAGAGAGTTATCATATTGAAAATCCCATGACAATGATcatttaagaatttaaaaaaaattaaaaaagtataaGTCTTACATTGATTGAGTGCAGTCTTTGAAGATCGATACGAGTGCCAACCACCAAGATGATTGTCCCCAATAGATCCAACCCTTGCACTCAAACTGGCCACCACTGCATTACTTCTTTCAGTGCCAAAGCCACCTCCAACTTTTAGAAGAGGCCACATGTGctgattttttaaattcaaagaaTAATAGCATATTTCAGAATATATGTTCATAAAACTGAATAATGGAAAGAAATAAATAGAATACAGGACTAGACAGAAATAATGATGGCTGTCATTGGATAAAATAGTTCAAATCCTTATTTCTTAAATGGCCTTGATGAATCTATTAAAAGAAATCCTCCCATGATACACAGAACACTATGGTGTTACTTGATCCATGTCAATTTGGATTACATTGAACAAGAAtgagttttaaacttttaatcgTCTATTAAGGCCTTGGACAGAACTCTCCAACATAATAGCTAGCTTTTGTGGTGTGGTTCTCCAAAGGTCCTTATCAATCTTGAACTTCTGTTAATAGCAATGATCTTGAACAAAGATGCTCTCTCAAAGCCACTAGTAAAGTAATTGCATGCAGATAAATGTAACTATGTCTTTGTTACCTTAATAACTAAGATAGGACCGACGGCATTAATCTCATACGTAAGCATCAAGGCTGATTTTTCCAATTTGTTGAGTGATGTCTCTGTATTATAAAATCAGCTTTTGCCTGAGATTACAAAAGGAAGCTTCCATTTCAAGTCCAATACCAAAGAATGAAACAAAAACCATTACCTGGTTGTAATACTTGAGGTATGGAAAGAATGCCAGACGCATTAATGAGAAGGTTTAGATGGCCGTATGTCTCTCTAACTGACGATGCAGATGCCTGAAATATTATGAATGAAACACAAAGCTTAGCAACTTATTCTGTTTTGGAATTAGTTAGATCTAGAAGTGAGCCACCATAGTGCCTAAAAGATGATATGAATTCGATAATTTCGTCAGCAAGTAGGCTTATAGGGGAACTGAAAATTCCATCACATACCAGATGCCAGCCTAATCCATTAAGGTTGGACTAAGGGGAAAGGTAAGTAGATTGAATGATTTTGCATTGATAATAGATTAGGATGGATATGTGGAATGTTCCATATGCATGCGTATGACCTGAATTGAAGTTTCAACAGTCAAATCCAAGGGCAAAAGTTTTAGACGATCAGCAAATTTATCTTTGAGCTGGGCAAGACCTGTTGAAGCATCAGGATTTCGGCAAGTAGCAACAACATGCCCTTTATCATTTTTCTCTAGCAGCTGTTTTACCTGTACAAGACAGAAActgatttaaaagtaaaacaacTCCAATTCTCACAAGTAATACTAAAACTATGATTTAAATAGCAACACAATATTATAAGAACAGAATTATCAATAACATAAAGGGAGCAAAATAGTAAGAtaataaaaaggtaaaattttgAGAATATGGGGAATGTAGAAAGAGTAAAGAACTCACAAATTCAAGGCCAATTCCTCTGGAAGCTCCCTGAACCATGGAAACCCCAGCATCAAAtttgagagaagaagaagaagaagaagaagaagaagaagaagaagaagaagaagaagaagaaaagggccTTCGGGTGAGTGATAAGACTCGCGTGGCGCGTGACGATGCCATGAAAGAGTTCTGGGTCGACAACTGCATCAAATCAAAGCTTGAACTGAAAAATGTTGAAGAAGCGTGGCTTGTTAATAACCATGAAAATTGTTGTTCACTTTGTCATGGAACATGGCAACGTCGTTAGAATCAGTAATGCATGTGCTGTTGTAATGGCTCTCTAATACTTtagaatattaaataaattaagttttagtaaaatagaaaaataaattaatctcttaTTTTTACAATCTAATTTATCATTATAATTTAGTATCAAATAATTTGAtaatatccaaattaatttgagatatcgtccttttttttcttttttctatgtcTAAAATATATACTTTTGAGTTTTAGACACATTTATAAAGATTTAATATTTGGATTAAACTTTTTCATTTACTTTATGATCTTTTTGTTGCACCCAATAAACATGCTTTCAGAATTTGGGTCCTTTCTTGGGCTTAGTCcataaataaaattcaatttaataaaGATTGAAGATTgatattaccaaaaaaaaaaaaagattgaagaTTGATTTCTTTTGtccaaaattaaaaagattaattaACCAATTTTTAACAAAATGAAAGTATCTTGTCAAACAATTGTGTAATTTTGAGATGCTTTATAGTTTAGAAATAATTCAAAGAAATTATAGTTAGAGAAAATTTATTGAGAATGAAATAATAATGGTAAGAATCATATGTACGATATGTAAGTAGGTCAAGTAgtataaaatttgaatatttataattaaaatttgttataatcaatattattattattattatgacccTTTTAATGTGaatgtttattgtatttaattaatgCTTTATATTtctattgaataataataatatgtaataaattaattaattatgcggttataattttaattagttgTGACTGTTCACTGTTGTAGTgaaaatctattaaaaaaattgattggtTAATTTTCAAGTTTTGTCAAATAATCAAAATTGTTAACATGACATCATTAAAAGAGAAAACATGatttaaattcaatataaaaaaagttagtatgaatttttatataataaaaatagatagaCTAATTAATTAATGCTTATTAATTGCATGCTCATAaacattattttttgtttaataagCATGATAACAgaataaaaattatgaaaaaaaaaataaaataaagggtaaaacaaaaaaaattggtgaAAGTAAGGGTTAAGGACCCGAAGCAAAGGAAACAAACACAAAAAATCAACTAATCTCTTCTTAATCTAAAAGTGCCAGAAAAATCCATTTCCAAAAAATGTACTATGTCCGTTGGAGGTGATCAAATAGATGAACTCTAAGAGGTAAATATTGTCCTTTTTTAGCCATTAGGTCCGCAACACTATTAGCTTCTCTCAAGGTATGACACTACTCAACAAATAAGCTAATCTCCCCTTAATCTAAATGTGCTAGAAAAATTCATTTCCAAAGAATGTACTATGTCCGTTGGAGGCAATCAAATAGATGAACTCTAAGAAGTAAATATTGTTCTTTTTTAGCCATTAAGTTCGCAACACTATTAGCTTCTCTCAAGACATGACACCACTCAACTTTTTGCAGGCTTGTTACCAAGTTTTTAACTTCATTCAAAAGCAACCTATACGGGAGACTAGTTGGGCAACCATTTTAGATAAAATGAATAGCTAACCAAGAATCAGACTCCACCACAGGATGCTATAAATTATTGGTTGTAGCAATCTAGAACCCCTAATAATTCTCCAGAACTCTGTA
Coding sequences:
- the LOC112738081 gene encoding uncharacterized protein isoform X3; amino-acid sequence: MLGFPWFRELPEELALNFFCLVQVKQLLEKNDKGHVVATCRNPDASTGLAQLKDKFADRLKLLPLDLTVETSIQASASSVRETYGHLNLLINASGILSIPQVLQPETSLNKLEKSALMLTYEINAVGPILVIKHMWPLLKVGGGFGTERSNAVVASLSARVGSIGDNHLGGWHSYRSSKTALNQLTKTAAVEFARKKDPIVCILLHPGTVDTDLSKPFQKNVPKEKLFSKEFSVQKLLSIIDNVKSNDNGKFFAWDGQEIPW
- the LOC112738081 gene encoding uncharacterized protein isoform X1: MQLSTQNSFMASSRATRVLSLTRRPFSSSSSSSSSSSSSSSSSSLKFDAGVSMVQGASRGIGLEFVKQLLEKNDKGHVVATCRNPDASTGLAQLKDKFADRLKLLPLDLTVETSIQASASSVRETYGHLNLLINASGILSIPQVLQPETSLNKLEKSALMLTYEINAVGPILVIKHMWPLLKVGGGFGTERSNAVVASLSARVGSIGDNHLGGWHSYRSSKTALNQLTKTAAVEFARKKDPIVCILLHPGTVDTDLSKPFQKNVPKEKLFSKEFSVQKLLSIIDNVKSNDNGKFFAWDGQEIPW
- the LOC112738081 gene encoding uncharacterized protein isoform X2 translates to MASSRATRVLSLTRRPFSSSSSSSSSSSSSSSSSSLKFDAGVSMVQGASRGIGLEFVKQLLEKNDKGHVVATCRNPDASTGLAQLKDKFADRLKLLPLDLTVETSIQASASSVRETYGHLNLLINASGILSIPQVLQPETSLNKLEKSALMLTYEINAVGPILVIKHMWPLLKVGGGFGTERSNAVVASLSARVGSIGDNHLGGWHSYRSSKTALNQLTKTAAVEFARKKDPIVCILLHPGTVDTDLSKPFQKNVPKEKLFSKEFSVQKLLSIIDNVKSNDNGKFFAWDGQEIPW